A single region of the Latilactobacillus curvatus JCM 1096 = DSM 20019 genome encodes:
- a CDS encoding DUF2200 domain-containing protein → MPRQSIFNMSLSKIYPMLVQKAERKNRTQAEVNQIIRWLAGYTQTELETQLSKDVTYQTFFEEAPQMNPNCNLITGVVCGVRVEAIEDPLMQKICWLDKLVDELAKEKTMEKILRE, encoded by the coding sequence ATGCCCAGACAAAGCATCTTCAACATGTCTCTTTCCAAAATCTACCCCATGCTCGTCCAAAAAGCCGAACGCAAAAACCGCACCCAAGCCGAAGTCAATCAGATTATCCGCTGGCTAGCCGGCTACACCCAAACTGAACTCGAAACCCAACTCTCAAAAGACGTCACCTACCAAACGTTCTTCGAAGAAGCACCGCAGATGAACCCAAACTGTAATCTAATCACCGGCGTGGTTTGCGGCGTCCGCGTTGAAGCCATTGAAGACCCACTGATGCAAAAAATTTGCTGGCTCGATAAGTTGGTGGATGAATTGGCGAAGGAGAAGACGATGGAGAAGATACTACGAGAATAA